ACCGGCCGCAGAATGACGCTTTTTTGGGTTTTGAACTCTCCCGAACTTGGAAAAACATACACATTTACTGCAACTTTTGAGCAGATTGGCCAGGTGGTTAATTATTACGGCAGTTATTCAAAATATCTCGCCATATTTTTTGCAATTGCTTTTGCAGTTGTCCTTTGGAGATATTGGGTTTATCGCAAGACAAATCTAGGAGCTGTTATATCTGTTTTGAAAGATGATGAAAAAAAAGTATTTGACATAATTCTTCAGAGCAAAGGCAAGTGCAAGCAGAACACAATAGTCCAGGAAACTAATTTTTCAAAGGCAAAGGTTTCGCGCATTTTGATGGATCTTGAAGCAAGAGGGCTTGTGGAGAAAGTGAGGGTTGGCAGGACTAATCGTATTACAATTTCAAGCAAAAAGAGGCCTGAGCTAGAAGCTGAGGGGGTGTCTGTTTCAGATACGTCCGGCGCTTCTTCTGTGCCAAAATAGCGCTCATTGCTTTTTCGGCTCAACTCTTGGCAAAGCTATGATTGGTGGTAGAGCGAGAAGATCTGCAAGATATAATCCTACCACAGAAATCCTTGCAAATATGTGGTTGAGTATTAGTGCGCCATCATTTATTGGCATTGATTTTGATTTTTTCCATTCTTTCATTACCGTTTCCTGGTTATCCGGCCTGTAGAGCACGACGCCTTCTATAGATATGTTTCCCATATCCGGACTGAATGTCGAGGCCATTTTGAATGATACTGAAAGTATGATGATGTCCTCATTTGCAAGTCCCTTGATTTTTGTTTCTTTTACATCAAGTATCTGGGGCTGTGTTTTTATCTCAAGCCCGGTTGCATTGAAGCTATCTTTTTTCTCAGCAGATATTTTGTTTATATTCATTCCAAGTATAGATGGCATGTTTTTCACCTTTTAATGAGTTTATCGCGCAACGAAAATATTTAAAGTGATGTTTTATTTTTTTAACGCTGGAGACTGATACATATTTTCAGATGGGCTGCAGCTTAAGCCCGGCATCAATAGTAGAATTTGTTGAACTTTCATTAGTTTCTACAATTGCAGAGAGTAAACAGCATTCTGAAGGGGTTAAAAATAGTTAATATCTGTTAGAAAAAAATCATGCAATTTAGCAGCAAGCTTTTTTTAGATGCGCTAAAAAAATAAAAAGAGAGGGGGTTTGGCCCCCTCTCGTTTAGAGTTTAATTTATTTAGTCGGTCGAGTTTGTTGTTACCGGAGCTTCTACCGGGAATGGATATGCTCCTGCTGACCACACGCCGCCCATTTGCTGTTGTATTGTTCCCTTGAATGTCTTTAAATCAGCTGTTGCGAGTTTCAAGGTTGCGATTCTTGTGTCGTCTGCAGTCCATCCTGCCACAACAATTGCTGTTTTTGCAGGATCAAATGCGCCGCCAATTGCCTGGATGATTGCTTTGCCCTGCAGTTTTGCGCTCCACTCAGCCTTTGTCGGAGTCTTGCCTTGTTCAGCAAGTTCATTGACAAGTGCGTTTGCGTAAGGACCGCCAACCAAAATAAGGTTTTTGGATGTCCTTTCAGCGGAGATTTCTGTGTCGAGCTTTGATATTCCGCTTCCAAGCGAAGGCAATACAACGTTTCCTGTTCCTGCTGCTGTTGTCGGAGCTGTTGCCGATGCAGCCAATAGGTATACGTTGGATGTCATCTGTGTGTCAGGGTAGTACAGAGTCACAATTGCGTGGTTGTCAGAGCTTGTGTCCAATTCAGCGTATGTTCCGTATAGGTCGAGGTATGCGGTGACCTTGTCGCTTGCTGATGAAGAGCTCTTATATGAGCCATTCATTGTCGGTGCGTTGTATGCGACATAGGAGTTACCTGATGTAATACCGTTGCCGTCCTTTACAGACACAACTACTGCATTTTGTGCAGAGTCTTTGTCTTTTTCCTCAACAATGAGGATTGCCGGAGTGGTTACGTCTTTTATTGAGATGCCTGTAAGCACACTATTCGTAGCACTAGTTAAGGTGTATGTCACCGCCGTATTTGTTCCTGCAGTTATATTTTTCTGAAGACCAACAGTTTCATTTAGGTATGTGTAATCTCCTGTGGGCAATGTTATTACAGTATTGTTCGGAATAGTCAGACTCGACAGTGGTGCAGTTATTGCAAGCTCTTCGCCGTTAGCCAGCCTTATTGTTGGATAGACAACTGTTTTTGAGTCTGCATAGGTTACATTCACGCTTGTTGAACTAACTGGTGTTACAACATAGTTTTTTCCGTCAACAGTTAAAGTAATTCCAGTTCCTATTGCTAATCCAGTTGAACTTTCCTGTGTTGTGTACGTGGCACCAGAAATCACATCTGTGAACTCTACATAACCCTTTGACGTGGTGTTGTATATTTTATTTACTTTCACCATGTGGGTGTATCTGGAGTCTCCAGGAGCAAGGAATAATGTTTCCTTGTGGGTGTCATTTTTTACTGCTGTGGCGCCTTCTACAAGAAGGATTTTGTTGTTGTCTGTGTCATCCTGCAGAGCGAATGTGTTTTCTGAAGTTTCACTGCCCCTTACAAAGTACACTGTAGCGTCTTTGCCGTTAGCGTCCTTGAAGGTTACGTATCCTTTGTAGTCGCCGCTGTTTCTTAGTTTGATTTGGTCGCGGTTATCTGCTTTTACAGCGGATGAAACGCCCGTGTAAGATATTTTTATAGTTCCTGTGAACGGATCGACAAATTCTTT
The genomic region above belongs to Nanoarchaeota archaeon and contains:
- a CDS encoding S-layer protein, translating into MQLKIKQIGSTLMGAVMTGATLLGGALAADISDFQKMGPSDTVVVVGASAATADVVGAINVGATLYGHGVTATSGAGAATTVVDGGVALFDSTNQLLLNSKMNVAKDTVTANELPVLLKKSTFTNEDGTNYDYSQSIVVGSYPYVLFGQTASGTDPVMHIKLSTSTSSPIYTLKADFTKAVPFNATASKGQSITLFGMPFTVGSETDGDTLVLYKSASDVSVGNGEQATVTVGATEYTITVRGFDTTNDAVILEIGGVTNSVKEGVSKKIGGVSVYAKTVSSWDNGNKGLAVLQVGSEKITLETGQAVTTGDSETAIDGTLVTVTGGISALTSLEIKVAAKDSDSDEIISGKEFVDPFTGTIKISYTGVSSAVKADNRDQIKLRNSGDYKGYVTFKDANGKDATVYFVRGSETSENTFALQDDTDNNKILLVEGATAVKNDTHKETLFLAPGDSRYTHMVKVNKIYNTTSKGYVEFTDVISGATYTTQESSTGLAIGTGITLTVDGKNYVVTPVSSTSVNVTYADSKTVVYPTIRLANGEELAITAPLSSLTIPNNTVITLPTGDYTYLNETVGLQKNITAGTNTAVTYTLTSATNSVLTGISIKDVTTPAILIVEEKDKDSAQNAVVVSVKDGNGITSGNSYVAYNAPTMNGSYKSSSSASDKVTAYLDLYGTYAELDTSSDNHAIVTLYYPDTQMTSNVYLLAASATAPTTAAGTGNVVLPSLGSGISKLDTEISAERTSKNLILVGGPYANALVNELAEQGKTPTKAEWSAKLQGKAIIQAIGGAFDPAKTAIVVAGWTADDTRIATLKLATADLKTFKGTIQQQMGGVWSAGAYPFPVEAPVTTNSTD